Proteins found in one Sorghum bicolor cultivar BTx623 chromosome 1, Sorghum_bicolor_NCBIv3, whole genome shotgun sequence genomic segment:
- the LOC8059960 gene encoding probable zinc metalloprotease EGY3, chloroplastic, giving the protein MASASLASSLLCSSSASTSRSAAMPRVIRIPIFSKNQYRPPLRPLRRVVRRSLQQEQEQRASPVSVASGEQQEEATASHHVGGVDEAKASGHVGEADKGGQGEGDGEEKRSTDEQQEVDWKSDEEFKKFMGNPSIEAAIKLEKKRADRKLRELDREPDANPVAGLFRGLAKDQLAREKQRLELAEQTFKALDLNKLKSCFGYDTFFTVDVRRFGDGGIFIGNLRKPVEEVRPKLEKKISEAAGTEVTLWFMEEKKDDITKQVCMVQPKAEIDLQLEITKLSTPWGYLSAVALAVTTFGTIALMSGFFLKPGATFDDYVSDVLPLFGGFLTILGVSEIATRLTAAKYGVKLSPSFLVPSNWTGCLGVMNNYESLLPNKKALFDIPVARAASAYITSVVLAVSAFIADGSFNGGENALFVRPEFFYNNPLLSFVQLVIGPYADELGNVLPNAVEGVGVPVDPLAFAGLLGIVVTSLNLLPIGRLEGGRIAQALFGRGTAALLSFGTSVLLGAGAISGSVLCLAWGLFATFIRGGEEIPAQDEITPLGNDRFAWGFVLALVCLLTLFPNGGGTYSASFLGDPFFRGGI; this is encoded by the exons ATGGCGTCTGCTTCTCTTGCGTCTTCTCTCTTGTGCAGCAGCAGTGCTTCTACCAGTAGAAGCGCAGCCATGCCAAGAGTAATCAGGATCCCAATTTTCTCCAAGAACCAGTACAGACCGCCTCTTCGGCCTCTTAGGAGAGTAGTTAGGCGATCATTGCAGCAGGAGCAAGAGCAGAGGGCGTCCCCCGTCTCCGTGGCCTCCGGCGAGCAACAGGAGGAGGCGACGGCGTCGCATCATGTCGGAGGGGTGGACGAGGCCAAGGCGTCGGGTCATGTTGGAGAGGCAGACAAGGGAGGCCAAGGAGAAGGCGACGGTGAGGAGAAGAGGAGCACCGACgagcagcaggaggtggactggAAGTCAGACGAGGAGTTCAAGAAGTTCATGGGCAATCCCTCCATCGAGGCCGCCATCAAGTTGGAGAAGAAGCGCGCCGACAGGAAGCTCCGCGAGCTGGACCGCGAGCCCGACGCCAACCCCGTCGCCGGCCTGTTCCGGGGCTTGGCAAAGGACCAGCTGGCCCGGGAGAAGCAGAGGCTGGAGCTGGCGGAGCAGACCTTCAAGGCACTCGACCTCAACAAG CTAAAGAGCTGTTTCGGGTACGACACGTTCTTCACGGTGGACGTCCGGAGGTTCGGCGACGGCGGGATCTTCATCGGGAACCTGCGTAAGCCCGTGGAGGAGGTGCGGCCGAAGCTGGAGAAGAAGATCTCCGAGGCGGCCGGAACAGAGGTCACCCTGTGGTTcatggaggagaagaaggacgacATCACAAAGCAGGTCTGTATGGTTCAGCCCAAGGCAGAGATCGACCTCCAGCTCGAGATCACCAAGCTGAGCACGCCGTGGGGATACCTCAGCGCCGTGGCGTTGGCGGTCACGACCTTCGGGACGATCGCGCTCATGAGCGGCTTCTTCCTCAAGCCCGGCGCAACGTTCGACGACTACGTCTCTGACGTGCTTCCTCTGTTCGGCGGCTTCCTCACCATACTCGGCGTCTCTGAG ATCGCGACGAGGCTGACGGCGGCGAAGTACGGTGTGAAGCTGAGCCCGTCGTTCCTCGTGCCGTCCAACTGGACGGGGTGCCTCGGCGTGATGAACAACTACGAGTCGTTGCTGCCCAACAAGAAGGCCCTGTTCGACATACCGGTCGCGCGCGCGGCCAGCGCGTACATCACGTCAGTGGTGCTGGCCGTCTCGGCGTTCATCGCCGACGGCAGCTTCAACGGCGGCGAGAACGCCCT GTTCGTGCGGCCGGAGTTCTTCTACAACAACCCGCTGCTGTCGTTCGTGCAGCTGGTGATCGGCCCCTACGCCGACGAGCTCGGGAACGTGCTCCCGAACGCGGTGGAGGGCGTGGGCGTGCCCGTGGACCCGCTGGCGTTCGCGGGGCTCCTGGGCATCGTGGTGACGTCGCTGAACCTGCTCCCGATCGggcggctggagggcgggcGGATCGCGCAGGCGCTGTTCGggcgcggcacggcggcgctgctgtcGTTCGGCACCTCCGTCCTGCTGGGCGCGGGCGCCATCAGCGGCAGCGTGCTGTGCCTGGCGTGGGGCCTCTTCGCCACCTTCATCCGCGGCGGGGAGGAGATCCCGGCGCAGGACGAGATCACGCCGCTCGGCAACGACCGCTTCGCGTGGGGGTTCGTGCTCGCCCTGGTCTGCCTCCTCACGCTCTTCCCCAACGGCGGCGGCACCTACTCTGCCTCCTTCCTCGGCGACCCGTTCTTCAGAGGCGGCATCTGA